The proteins below are encoded in one region of Thermosulfurimonas marina:
- the hflX gene encoding GTPase HflX produces MSKTVYGQTTGLSPSQLRALERLYRRRVPPDYLVTHELCRELAHLSKELNRQIGLLLNRRGEVEYVILGDYHRIVIPELERPRKAPGRLLGLRCLHTHLSHPGLDQDDLLDLAFLRLDTMTALEVQPEGLPGRLYTAYLLPRKEGNGYYGFLEPLFPWELRGDFRDLVESLEEELERQRPLKEVSDREDRALLVGVYEGPRFLAEDRLAELRELARTAGVAVVGEVLQRRSSPDPRYVVGKGKLSEIIIQAMQTSANLLIFDRELSPSQVRALTEITDLRVIDRTQLILDIFAQRARSREGKIQVEMAQLRYMLPRLRAKDDAFSRLTGGIGGRGPGETKLEVDRRRIRERMARLERELKAISSQRALRRKRRRRQGLPVVALIGYTNAGKTTLLNTLSREEFLAEDKLFATLDPATRRVRLPDGQVVLFTDTVGFIRDLPADLKRAFRATLEELYEADLLLHLVDASHPSYEEHLEAVESLLEEMDLLRTPRLLVFNKIDRLSPEEVLALRNRFRAEAISAINPETLPPLLSRIASFLDSQRPA; encoded by the coding sequence ATGTCCAAGACGGTTTACGGTCAGACCACCGGTCTTTCCCCCAGCCAACTCCGAGCCTTGGAGCGCCTTTACCGGAGGCGAGTGCCCCCGGATTATCTGGTCACCCACGAACTCTGTCGAGAACTGGCCCACCTTTCTAAAGAACTCAACCGCCAGATCGGCCTTCTCTTGAACCGCCGAGGAGAGGTAGAATACGTCATCCTCGGGGATTATCACCGCATCGTGATTCCGGAGCTCGAAAGGCCCCGCAAAGCCCCGGGGCGCCTCCTGGGTCTGCGCTGCCTCCATACCCATCTTTCTCATCCGGGGCTGGATCAGGACGACCTTCTGGACTTGGCCTTCCTGCGCCTGGACACCATGACCGCCCTCGAGGTCCAACCCGAGGGGCTCCCCGGAAGGCTCTACACCGCCTATCTCCTTCCCCGAAAAGAAGGGAACGGTTACTACGGCTTTTTGGAACCCCTTTTCCCCTGGGAGTTGCGCGGGGACTTTCGGGATCTGGTGGAGTCCCTGGAGGAGGAGTTAGAACGCCAGCGCCCCCTCAAGGAGGTGAGCGACCGGGAGGACCGGGCCCTTCTCGTGGGGGTCTACGAGGGGCCGCGCTTTCTGGCTGAGGATCGCCTGGCGGAGTTGCGGGAACTCGCCCGTACCGCCGGGGTGGCCGTGGTGGGGGAGGTCCTTCAGCGGCGGTCCTCTCCAGACCCGCGCTACGTGGTGGGTAAGGGAAAGCTTTCGGAGATCATCATCCAGGCCATGCAGACCTCGGCCAACCTCCTGATCTTTGATCGGGAGCTTTCCCCCTCCCAGGTAAGGGCCCTCACCGAGATTACCGATCTAAGGGTGATCGACCGCACGCAACTCATCCTGGACATCTTTGCCCAGCGGGCCCGCAGCCGGGAAGGCAAGATCCAGGTAGAGATGGCCCAACTGCGCTATATGCTCCCCCGACTGCGGGCCAAAGACGACGCCTTCTCCCGGCTGACCGGAGGCATAGGGGGCCGGGGTCCGGGAGAGACCAAGCTTGAGGTGGACCGGCGGCGCATTCGGGAGCGCATGGCCCGTCTGGAACGAGAACTCAAGGCCATCTCCTCCCAGCGGGCCCTGCGGCGCAAGCGCCGCCGACGGCAGGGCCTGCCGGTGGTGGCCCTTATCGGTTATACCAACGCCGGAAAGACCACCCTCCTCAATACCCTCTCCCGGGAGGAATTCCTGGCCGAGGACAAGCTCTTCGCCACCCTGGACCCGGCCACTCGCCGGGTGCGGCTTCCCGACGGTCAGGTGGTCCTCTTTACGGACACCGTGGGTTTCATCCGGGACCTTCCTGCGGACCTCAAGCGGGCCTTTCGGGCCACCCTGGAAGAACTCTACGAGGCCGATCTCCTCCTCCATCTGGTGGACGCGAGCCACCCATCCTACGAGGAACACCTGGAGGCCGTGGAAAGCCTCCTGGAGGAGATGGATCTCCTCCGCACGCCGCGGCTTCTGGTCTTTAACAAGATCGATCGTCTGAGTCCAGAAGAGGTCCTGGCCCTGCGAAATCGTTTCCGCGCGGAAGCAATTTCCGCCATTAATCCGGAAACTCTCCCTCCTCTCCTCTCGCGCATTGCTTCCTTCCTTGACAGCCAACGCCCGGCGTGA